A genomic segment from Juglans regia cultivar Chandler chromosome 14, Walnut 2.0, whole genome shotgun sequence encodes:
- the LOC109006466 gene encoding tropinone reductase homolog At5g06060-like, whose translation MAQNRSGRWSLQGTTALVTGGSKGIGYAIVEELAALGASVHTCSRNEAELNECLRGWEKKGFRVTGSVCDLVSRPQREELMKTVSHHFEGKLNILVNNVGTNIKKSTVETTAEDFSFIVTTNLESSYHMCQLAHPLLKASGGGSIVFISSVGGHVSISTGSVYEASKGAVNQLTKSLACEWARDNIRSNCVAPWATRTPLVENDLKGKLLELVNFRTPLGRPGEPEEVSSLVAFLCLPAASYITGQIIYLDGGMTVNGFSL comes from the exons ATGGCTCAAAATCGCAGTGGAAGATGGTCTCTTCAGGGAACGACCGCTCTTGTCACTGGTGGATCCAAAGGAATCGg GTATGCTATTGTGGAGGAACTGGCAGCGCTAGGAGCGTCTGTGCATACATGCTCTAGAAATGAAGCCGAGCTTAACGAATGCTTGCGCGGGTGGGAGAAGAAGGGTTTCCGAGTCACCGGCTCGGTGTGTGACCTTGTGTCTCGACCCCAACGAGAGGAGCTCATGAAAACAGTTTCTCATCACTTTGAAGGCAAACTCAATATCCTT GTAAACAATGTGGGAACCAACATAAAGAAATCAACCGTAGAGACGACAGCTGAGGATTTCTCATTCATTGTCACAACAAACCTCGAATCTTCTTACCACATGTGCCAACTTGCACATCCTCTGCTGAAGGCATCAGGTGGTGGAAGCattgttttcatttcttctgTTGGAGGACATGTGTCTATAAGCACTGGATCTGTTTATGAAGCAAGCAAAg GAGCTGTAAACCAacttacaaaaagtttggcatGCGAGTGGGCAAGAGATAATATCAGGAGCAATTGTGTTGCACCTTGGGCCACCAGAACTCCTTTAGTTGAAAAT GATCTTAAAGGAAAACTTTTGGAGCTAGTAAATTTCCGGACACCTCTTGGACGACCTGGAGAGCCAGAGGAGGTATCATCCTTGGTAGCTTTTCTCTGCCTGCCAGCAGCCTCTTACATAACTGGGCAGATCATTTACTTGGATGGAGGGATGACTGTGAATGGATTCTCCTTATAA
- the LOC109006465 gene encoding tropinone reductase homolog At5g06060-like, translated as MLILCWRIISIKINNVGKNKMKPTMEYKAEDFSLIMSTNFESAYQYLSRLAHPLLKASSAGSIVFLSSVCDSYQSTLDPYIYIYIYIYRATEGAMNQLTKNLACESAKDNIRTNCVAPWFTTTPLAEPFLTDEKKFKAIISRTPMGRIGEPKEVSSLVAFLCLPAASFITGHTICVDGGMTVNGLMMST; from the exons ATGTTAATCTTGTGTTGGCGAATCATATCTATCAAGATTAACAATgttggaaaaaacaaaatgaaaccgACAATGGAGTACAAAGCCGAAGATTTCTCGCTGATAATGTCCACAAATTTCGAATCAGCTTATCAGTACTTGAGCCGACTTGCGCATCCTCTTCTGAAGGCATCGTCAGCTGGAAGCATTGTGTTTCTTTCTTCAGTTTGTGACTCGTATCAATCAACGTtggatccatatatatatatatatatatatatatatagagccaCTGAAG GGGCAATGAATCAGCTAACAAAAAATCTGGCATGCGAGTCGGCCAAAGATAATATAAGGACTAATTGTGTTGCACCTTGGTTCACCACGACTCCCCTTGCTGAACCT TTTCTTACTGATGAAAAAAAGTTCAAGGCTATCATCTCTCGAACGCCAATGGGAAGAATTGGAGAGCCAAAAGAGGTGTCTTCCTTGGTGGCGTTTCTTTGCCTTCCTGCGGCCTCTTTCATCACTGGCCATACTATTTGCGTTGACGGAGGGATGACGGTGAATGGCTTGATGATGTCCACATGA